One genomic window of Misgurnus anguillicaudatus chromosome 12, ASM2758022v2, whole genome shotgun sequence includes the following:
- the mpzl1l gene encoding myelin protein zero-like 1 like — translation MEIRLRIMAHFRVLLCVSLLFIIASLFPVCVAIDVYTPAEMFVENGTTATLACSFKSKEVVSSTASVSWSFLPEGDTGNPTSFFYHTGGKVFPGSNPQFKSRVEWVGDMNKKDASIRVIQMQFKDNGTFSCDVKNPPDITGQPSATKVRVVMKESLPQTSTAVIVGGVIGAVIGIIIISVVMYLIVRRQEPSRDYEGCTSVESVSSQITRVGKKAESSTDNSSCSSPSAPLQGPVIYAQLDHSGSKNSFHKMEPVVYADIRKN, via the exons ATGGAAATAAGGCTTCGGATCATGGCACACTTTCgtgttttattgtgtgtttcGCTCCTGTTTATTATTGCTA GTCTGTTTCCGGTGTGTGTTGCCATAGATGTTTATACTCCAGCCGAAATGTTTGTTGAGAATGGGACCACAGCGACGTTGGCGTGTAGTTTTAAATCTAAAGAGGTGGTCAGCAGTACAGCATCAGTCAGCTGGTCATTTCTACCCGAGGGCGACACGGGAAATCCCACTTCT TTCTTCTATCACACCGGTGGGAAAGTGTTTCCCGGGTCTAATCCACAGTTTAAGTCCCGTGTGGAGTGGGTCGGAGACATGAACAAGAAGGACGCTTCCATCCGTGTGATCCAGATGCAGTTCAAGGACAACGGAACATTCAGCTGCGACGTGAAGAATCCTCCGGACATCACCGGCCAGCCGTCCGCCACTAAAGTCCGAGTGGTCATGAAAG AGTCTCTTCCTCAGACCAGTACAGCTGTGATCGTGGGTGGAGTGATCGGGGCCGTGATcggcatcatcatcatctctgtGGTCATGTATCTGATCGTCAGGCGACAGGAACCCAGTCGAGACTATGAGGG CTGCACCTCAGTAGAGAGCGTGAGCTCACAGATCACACGTGTAGGGAAGAAGGCGGAGTCAAGCACAGACAACTCATCTTGCTCAAGTCCCTCTGCTCCCTTACAG GGCCCGGTGATTTACGCTCAGCTCGATCACTCCGGCAGTAAGAACTCCTTCCACAAGATGGAGCCGGTGGTCTACGCAGACATCCGGAAGAACTAA
- the psmg1 gene encoding proteasome assembly chaperone 1 — protein sequence MATFFGEVLSVYSRAVEEDDDDDLTKENEEDEQIRQEIEEKRSVHVHWTSDNDTRSYSDLIIAVGPNATGFISAYVLSSGCWSSVGWVSLWNERSQRSSRTDTAAPDPGEPACILYQQNQNPSVLICQCTYYVAEDQLFQWTEKVLGCVQKRGLSVTVLSECVLAEYKTSDYVSGNGSPFLCALKTGGYTGAIACPLLKQPNIISGLPAAVLSHCQVHQIPAVVYQCYSDVSHPDSLTMETYKSALVCVSSAVKLDPSPSSETLQKFTRVNEVQSNLYT from the exons ATGGCGACGTTTTTCGGTGAAGTTTTATCGGTTTACTCGAGAGCTGTTgaagaagatgatgatgatgatttgacgAAAGAAAACGAAGAAGATGAACAAATCCGACAAGAAATAGAAGAGAAGAG GTCAGTTCATGTGCACTGGACATCAGACAATGACACGAGATCATATTCTGATCTGATTATAGCTGTGGGACCAAACGCCACAG gGTTCATCTCAGCGTATGTGTTGAGTTCTGGATGTTGGTCATCAGTCGGTTGGGTTTCTCTCTGGAATGAACGCAGTCAGAGATCCAGTAGGACAGACACCGCTGCTCCAGATCCTGGAGAACCGGCCTGTATTCTGTACCAGCAGAACCAAAACCCATCT GTCTTAATCTGTCAGTGCACGTACTACGTAGCTGAAGATCAGCTGTTCCAATGGACAGAAAAG GTGTTGGGCTGTGTACAGAAGAGAGGTTTGTCTGTGACTGTGCTCTCTGAATGCGTCTTGGCCGAATATAAAACCTCAGACTATGTGAGTGGGAACGGCTCACCCTTCCTGTGCGCTCTGAAGACGGGCGGATACACGGGAGCCATCGCGTGTCCTCTGCTGAAGCAGCCCAATATCATCTCTGGATTGCCTGCTGCAG TGCTCAGTCACTGTCAGGTCCATCAGATTCCAGCCGTTGTGTATCAGTGTTACAGTGATGTCTCTCATCCCGACTCTCTCACTATGGAAACATATAAATCTGCTCTGGTGTGTGTGAGTTCAGCAGTAAAG TTGGATCCGAGTCCGAGTTCAGAAACTCTGCAGAAGTTCACACGAGTCAATGAAGTTCAGAGTAACTTGTACACATAG
- the ets2 gene encoding protein C-ets-2, translated as METMLCGYRNTLKRQVAFEMFEDPGSLFSGFYPPVEDEPAAQEVPSGLDCFSQDVCSVPLLTPCSKAVMSQALKDSFKGFSKVQRLCGISDNPRKWSKQHVLQWLIWASGEFSLTNVNFMNFDMSGGELCDLGKDGFLALAPDFVGDILWEHMEQMMRACQENEEAQVFTRPSHSSWTSRNCNALSLEERSLTVPDNCSSLLRELFETNDESAVLSSEPEISLYPKPQLSTVSVSYVSRDFSGAKCAPRLDAPGLSRDQTSAESLETPESVLRSWGSHSSLADAQRVPSYDSFEEEFGVTPLSLGKQGLSFKDYVQERNEPLEQGKPVIPAAVLAGFTGSGPIQLWQFLLELLTDSTCQNIISWTGDGWEFKLTDPDEVARRWGKRKNKPKMNYEKLSRGLRYYYDKNIIHKTSGKRYVYRFVCDLQNLLGYTVEELHGMLGVQPDTDD; from the exons ATGGAGACTATGTTATGTGGATACAGAAACACACTGAAG CGTCAGGTAGCGTTTGAAATGTTTGAAGACCCCGGGTCGCTGTTCTCGGGATTTTATCCTCCGGTAGAGGACGAGCCGGCCGCTCAGGAAGTTCCTTCTGGTCTGGACTGTTTCTCACAGG ATGTGTGCTCCGTACCCCTGCTGACGCCCTGCAGTAAAGCCGTCATGAGTCAAGCTCTGAAGGACAGTTTCAAAGGTTTCTCCAAAGTCCAACGTCTCTGTGGGATCTCCGACA ACCCGAGGAAATGGAGCAAGCAGCACGTCTTGCAGTGGTTGATCTGGGCGTCTGGTGAATTCAGCTTAACCAACGTCAACTTCATGAACTTTGACATGAGCGGCGGTGAGCTGTGTGATCTGGGGAAGGACGGTTTTCTGGCGCTGGCTCCAGATTTTGTTGGTGACATCCTGTGGGAGCACATGGAGCAGATGATGAGAG CTTGTCAGGAGAATGAAGAGGCTCAAGTCTTTACTCGCCCATCTCACTCCAGCTGGACCAGCAGAAACTGTAACG CTCTGAGTCTGGAGGAACGTTCTCTGACGGTTCCTGATAACTGCAGCAGTCTGCTCCGGGAACTCTTTGAGACGAACGATGAATCCGCCGTGCTGTCATCAGAGCCCGAGATCTCTTTGTATCCCAAACCACAGCTGAGCACCGTCAGCGTGAGCTACGTCAGTCGCGACTTCTCTGGTGCCAAATGCGCTCCGCGTCTCGACGCTCCAG GCTTATCACGTGACCAGACGTCTGCGGAGAGCCTGGAGACTCCCGAGAGCGTTCTTCGGTCCTGGGGGAGCCATTCTTCACTCGCCGACGCCCAGCGCGTCCCGTCCTACGACAGCTTTGAGGAAGAGTTCGGCGTGACCCCGCTGAGCCTCGGCAAACAGGGACTGTCCTTTAAAGACTACGTTCAAGAGAGGAACGAGCCGCTGGAACAGGGCAAACCGGTGATACCGGCTGCTGTGCTCGCTGGGTTCACAG GAAGCGGTCCCATTCAACTCTGGCAGTTTCTCCTGGAGCTGTTGACAGACTCCACCTGTCAGAACATCATCAGCTGGACCGGTGACGGCTGGGAGTTTAAACTCACCGACCCAGATGAG GTGGCGCGTCGCTGGGGAAAGAGGAAGAACAAACCCAAAATGAACTACGAGAAGTTGAGTCGGGGACTTCGTTATTACTACGATAAAAACATCATTCACAAGACGTCAGGAAAACGTTACGTGTATCGCTTCGTCTGCGACCTGCAGAATCTGTTGGGTTACACTGTGGAGGAGCTGCACGGCATGCTGGGAGTTCAGCCTGACACGGATGACTGA